The Bacteroides sp. AN502(2024) DNA segment ATACCTATTATAACACCTTTCTTCTTTCCTATTTTTCCTGACTTATCTAAAGTGTAAAGATATACGGAATCATTCTGGTATGAAAGATATTTTTCTTCTATGGAATAAACCCCTTTACGCTTATTGAGCACGATCTCTGCTGTTACAGAATAGCCGGAACGTAGCATAGGGATGTCCGGAGTGATGAAAAATTCAGCCTCCATCATGTATTTCATTATCCCGTTTTCAGGATTTCCTTTCGATGAAATTTTGCTTATAAAAGCCTTGACACTTAAGTCTGGATAAGCGTTGAAAGAAAGTTCTACAGAATCATTAAGAGAGATGTTTTTCAAATATTGCTCAGGAACTAAAGCTCTAAATTTAAAAAGTTTTATTTCTGCAACAACAGCTATCGTTGTTCCCGGATTATAATTATTTCGTTCGATAACAGACGCACCAACTTCTATTGGGATGTCTATAATTGTTCCCGAAGTACTCGCTGTGACAATGTTGGAAATGTTTTTAGAAGCGATGCGTCCTTCCTGCAAAAGCTCTAGTTGGTTTT contains these protein-coding regions:
- a CDS encoding efflux RND transporter periplasmic adaptor subunit, coding for MKTFKISLLITFSLALGFIVYSSFKKNLRNDYSTVNLQQRDIRESIFIPGNIYPAREIEVKSQISGILEEITAQIGNCVREGTPIARIKLIPNTADIERLESSINMAQIEFDAQEQEYKRMKTIYENKLISESDMDIATKIFLNAKENLYSAKNQLELLQEGRIASKNISNIVTASTSGTIIDIPIEVGASVIERNNYNPGTTIAVVAEIKLFKFRALVPEQYLKNISLNDSVELSFNAYPDLSVKAFISKISSKGNPENGIMKYMMEAEFFITPDIPMLRSGYSVTAEIVLNKRKGVYSIEEKYLSYQNDSVYLYTLDKSGKIGKKKGVIIGISDGTNTEIIEGVSTDEHIITNYEINE